A DNA window from Parabacteroides johnsonii DSM 18315 contains the following coding sequences:
- a CDS encoding succinate dehydrogenase/fumarate reductase iron-sulfur subunit — MDKDIKVTLKVWRQKGPKDKGQFETYQIDKINQSVSFLEMLDILNERLVSEGKEPIVFDHDCREGICGMCSLYVNGHPHGPATGATTCQLYMRRFNDGETITIEPWRSAGFPVIRDLMVDRYAYDKIIQAGGFTSVNTGGVPDANAIPIPKKDADLAMDAAACIGCGACAAACKNGSAMLFVSAKVSQLALLPQGKVEAARRAKAMVAKMDELGFGNCTNTRACEMECPKNISVSNIARLNREFISAKLKD, encoded by the coding sequence ATGGATAAAGATATAAAGGTAACACTTAAAGTTTGGCGTCAGAAAGGTCCGAAAGATAAAGGACAGTTTGAGACTTACCAAATCGACAAAATCAATCAGAGTGTTTCTTTCTTGGAAATGTTAGACATTTTGAATGAGCGTTTGGTTAGCGAAGGTAAAGAACCTATCGTATTCGACCACGACTGCCGTGAAGGTATCTGCGGTATGTGTTCATTGTATGTAAACGGACATCCACATGGACCGGCAACAGGTGCAACGACCTGTCAGCTCTATATGCGTCGTTTCAATGATGGCGAAACGATTACAATCGAACCGTGGCGTTCTGCCGGTTTCCCGGTAATCCGCGACTTGATGGTGGATCGTTATGCTTACGACAAAATCATCCAGGCAGGTGGTTTTACTTCAGTGAATACCGGTGGTGTGCCTGATGCAAATGCTATTCCTATTCCAAAGAAGGATGCTGACTTGGCTATGGATGCTGCTGCTTGCATTGGTTGCGGTGCTTGTGCTGCTGCTTGTAAGAACGGTTCAGCGATGCTGTTTGTTTCTGCAAAGGTTAGCCAGTTGGCTCTGTTACCTCAGGGTAAGGTGGAAGCGGCTCGCCGTGCGAAAGCAATGGTTGCTAAAATGGACGAACTGGGCTTTGGTAACTGTACCAACACACGCGCTTGTGAAATGGAATGTCCGAAGAACATCTCCGTTAGCAATATCGCCCGTTTGAACCGTGAGTTCATCTC